Proteins encoded in a region of the Brevundimonas vesicularis genome:
- a CDS encoding LON peptidase substrate-binding domain-containing protein, protein MPQGYVRALDLPQVIPVFPLGGTILLPRGQLPLNIFEPRYLNMVDDAMAGDRIIGLVQPKGGTPALPGLSPVGCAGRITSFAETSDGRYLITLTGVSRFRIAAEMPSKTPYRQVRAAFEAYEDDLVSPPEEPDFDRDAFLDALRAYMAHRLLDIDWETAETAPMEALVNSLSMALPFEPAEKQALLEAMGLMPRAEALTALMRIDAADGGDDAAPSMQ, encoded by the coding sequence ATGCCTCAAGGCTATGTCCGCGCCCTCGACCTGCCCCAGGTGATCCCGGTGTTCCCGCTGGGCGGGACCATCCTGCTGCCGCGCGGACAGCTGCCGCTGAACATCTTCGAGCCGCGCTATCTGAACATGGTGGACGACGCCATGGCCGGCGACCGGATCATCGGCCTGGTCCAGCCCAAGGGCGGCACGCCGGCCCTGCCCGGTTTGTCGCCGGTTGGCTGCGCGGGTCGGATCACCAGTTTCGCCGAGACCTCTGACGGGCGCTATCTGATCACCCTGACCGGCGTGTCACGCTTCCGCATCGCCGCCGAAATGCCGTCCAAGACCCCCTATCGCCAGGTCCGCGCGGCGTTCGAGGCCTATGAGGACGATCTGGTCTCCCCGCCCGAGGAGCCGGACTTCGACCGCGACGCGTTTCTGGACGCCCTGCGCGCCTATATGGCCCACCGGCTTCTGGACATCGATTGGGAGACGGCCGAGACCGCGCCGATGGAGGCCCTGGTCAACAGCCTGTCGATGGCCCTGCCCTTCGAGCCGGCCGAGAAACAGGCGCTGCTGGAGGCGATGGGCCTGATGCCCCGCGCCGAGGCCCTGACCGCCCTGATGCGCATCGACGCCGCCGACGGCGGTGACGACGCCGCGCCGTCCATGCAATAA
- a CDS encoding Trm112 family protein yields MSDAFNTPVSVDPRLLEVLVCPVTRGKLTYDRDANELISSGAKLAYPIREGVPIMLAEEARQLD; encoded by the coding sequence ATGAGTGATGCTTTCAACACCCCGGTCTCCGTCGATCCCCGTCTGCTGGAGGTGCTGGTCTGCCCGGTCACGCGCGGCAAGCTGACCTACGACCGCGACGCCAACGAACTGATCTCGTCGGGCGCCAAACTGGCCTATCCGATCCGCGAAGGCGTCCCGATCATGCTGGCCGAAGAAGCGCGTCAGCTGGACTGA
- the gshB gene encoding glutathione synthase encodes MLKVAIQMDPIEAVDIAGDTTFLMAETAQARGHKQWVYDFRTLALEEGRLYCRARPITVRREVGNHVDFGDWEKLDLAEDVDVILMRQDPPFDMAYVTATYLLETVHPRTLVVNDPAQVRSAPEKLMVTAFPGLQPPTLISADPVALDAFHKKHGEVVLKPLHGNGGSGVIKLRADDPNLDALIEIHAAGSRDPLVIQKFIPAVSKGDKRILLIDGEPVGAINRVPAAGAVRSNLHVGGTAMPVELTPRDLEICAAIGPTLRERGLIFVGIDVIGDYLTEINVTSPTGAQQLKAFTGIDATALMWDAIEAKRAAQVA; translated from the coding sequence ATGCTTAAAGTCGCCATCCAGATGGACCCGATCGAGGCCGTCGACATCGCCGGGGACACCACCTTCCTGATGGCCGAGACGGCGCAGGCGCGCGGTCACAAACAGTGGGTGTATGACTTCCGCACCCTGGCGCTGGAAGAGGGCCGCCTCTACTGCCGCGCCCGCCCGATCACCGTGCGGCGCGAGGTCGGCAACCACGTCGACTTCGGCGACTGGGAAAAGCTGGATCTGGCCGAGGACGTGGACGTGATCCTGATGCGCCAGGATCCGCCGTTCGACATGGCCTATGTGACGGCCACCTATCTGCTGGAGACGGTGCACCCCCGGACCCTGGTGGTCAACGACCCGGCCCAGGTGCGTTCGGCCCCCGAAAAGCTGATGGTCACCGCCTTCCCCGGCCTGCAACCGCCGACCCTGATCTCGGCCGACCCCGTCGCTCTGGACGCCTTCCACAAGAAGCACGGCGAGGTGGTCCTGAAGCCCCTGCACGGCAATGGCGGCTCGGGCGTCATCAAGCTGCGCGCCGACGACCCCAATCTGGACGCCCTGATCGAAATCCATGCCGCAGGCAGCCGCGATCCGCTGGTGATCCAGAAGTTCATTCCCGCCGTGTCCAAGGGCGACAAGCGCATCCTGCTGATCGACGGCGAGCCGGTCGGCGCCATCAACCGCGTGCCGGCGGCGGGGGCGGTGCGCTCGAACCTGCATGTCGGCGGCACGGCCATGCCGGTCGAACTGACGCCGCGCGACCTGGAAATCTGCGCCGCCATCGGCCCGACGCTGAGGGAACGCGGCCTGATCTTCGTCGGCATAGACGTGATCGGCGACTATCTGACCGAGATCAACGTCACCTCCCCCACCGGCGCCCAGCAACTGAAGGCCTTCACCGGCATCGACGCCACGGCCCTGATGTGGGACGCCATCGAGGCCAAACGCGCCGCACAGGTTGCGTGA
- a CDS encoding helix-turn-helix domain-containing protein codes for MTNEPSAADLFKAAVGDRVREWREALGQSRIELADSANISVGHLGKIERGRVAANIAIVHAIASALRASPCELLDVEGEELGLAARNVEKIT; via the coding sequence ATGACAAACGAACCCAGTGCCGCAGATTTGTTTAAAGCCGCGGTCGGTGATCGAGTGAGGGAGTGGAGGGAAGCGCTCGGTCAATCTCGGATCGAGTTAGCAGACTCAGCCAATATATCGGTGGGGCACCTTGGCAAGATTGAGCGAGGCCGGGTCGCCGCGAATATCGCAATCGTACACGCCATCGCGTCAGCTCTTAGGGCGTCGCCTTGCGAGCTTCTGGATGTCGAAGGAGAGGAGCTCGGCCTGGCAGCTCGTAATGTAGAAAAAATAACCTAA
- a CDS encoding helix-turn-helix domain-containing protein — protein MLAGLTQEQLAVKSGFAQQYISDMERGLRNPTIVSLYEIAQALGTTPVALIAPDEEAAREG, from the coding sequence TTGCTGGCCGGACTGACGCAGGAGCAGTTGGCGGTTAAGTCAGGCTTCGCTCAGCAGTACATAAGCGACATGGAGCGGGGGCTACGAAACCCGACCATCGTCAGCTTGTACGAAATCGCTCAGGCGCTCGGCACCACGCCTGTTGCCCTCATCGCTCCGGACGAGGAAGCGGCCCGAGAAGGCTGA
- a CDS encoding SOS response-associated peptidase family protein — MCNNYASHVPASQIADAFSETGFPLRFDGGVIPNLEPNDDIKIGDAASIVTWDEGPLLTSMRWSWRSPQGRPVFNFRSDGRDFSNTNRCLIPASAFYEFTDAELGQKRKTKWAFTMADMSWFWIAGIIKDGAWAMLTTKPGSDISPYHDRQIILLRPDVGMDWLNLTKPQADLFSPTPTGVLNVRKVFPC, encoded by the coding sequence TTGTGCAACAACTACGCCTCGCACGTCCCTGCGTCGCAGATCGCTGACGCGTTCAGTGAGACGGGTTTCCCGCTTCGTTTCGACGGTGGCGTGATTCCGAACCTGGAACCGAACGACGACATCAAGATCGGTGACGCAGCCTCGATCGTGACGTGGGATGAAGGCCCGCTGCTGACCTCGATGCGGTGGTCATGGCGATCTCCGCAAGGTCGCCCGGTGTTCAACTTCCGAAGCGACGGACGAGATTTTAGCAACACCAACCGATGTTTGATTCCTGCGTCGGCCTTCTACGAATTCACTGACGCCGAGCTGGGGCAGAAGAGAAAGACCAAGTGGGCTTTCACTATGGCGGACATGTCGTGGTTCTGGATCGCCGGCATCATCAAGGATGGAGCGTGGGCGATGCTGACGACGAAGCCGGGGTCGGACATCAGCCCCTATCATGATCGTCAAATCATCCTGTTGCGGCCAGATGTCGGGATGGACTGGCTCAACTTAACGAAGCCACAGGCCGACCTGTTCAGCCCCACACCAACGGGTGTGCTGAATGTTCGAAAGGTTTTCCCCTGCTGA
- a CDS encoding helix-turn-helix domain-containing protein encodes MSEHEKQLDVAIGKALTDRREAVGLTQRRLGEAIGVTFQQVQKYETGKNRIAASKLVLAAKALKCDVAELVGENRGDHPGSARLIRAWSSLNDKQREAVTSMIEAFE; translated from the coding sequence ATGAGCGAACACGAAAAGCAGCTGGACGTCGCGATCGGCAAGGCGTTGACCGACCGTCGCGAAGCGGTCGGGCTGACACAGCGTCGGTTGGGTGAGGCGATCGGCGTCACCTTCCAGCAGGTGCAGAAATACGAGACGGGTAAGAACCGGATCGCCGCGTCGAAGTTGGTGCTCGCCGCCAAAGCGCTGAAGTGTGATGTGGCCGAACTCGTCGGCGAAAATCGCGGCGACCACCCAGGAAGCGCCCGCTTGATCAGGGCATGGTCCAGCCTGAATGACAAACAGCGCGAGGCCGTCACGTCCATGATCGAGGCCTTCGAATAG
- a CDS encoding LexA family protein: MGAKAYRGDETTGFQSPAQDHVEAVPDLAELLELRRPQRYAVRVKGDGLRKRGIHSGDILVVNTDGEPRSGKVCVAFVHGDVVLAILTEKDGEWWLEPSNYAPQPISDDTEVWAMIAALVRTDV; this comes from the coding sequence GTGGGCGCGAAGGCATACAGAGGGGACGAAACCACCGGCTTTCAAAGTCCGGCCCAGGATCACGTCGAAGCTGTTCCTGATCTGGCCGAGCTATTGGAGCTTCGTCGGCCACAGCGTTATGCCGTCCGTGTCAAGGGTGACGGCCTGCGTAAGCGAGGCATCCACTCCGGCGACATCCTCGTGGTCAACACGGACGGAGAGCCCCGATCAGGAAAGGTCTGTGTCGCCTTCGTTCATGGTGATGTCGTCCTGGCGATCCTGACGGAAAAGGACGGGGAGTGGTGGCTGGAGCCCTCCAACTACGCGCCGCAGCCGATCAGTGATGACACCGAGGTGTGGGCGATGATCGCCGCTCTGGTTCGGACCGACGTCTGA
- a CDS encoding Y-family DNA polymerase: protein MFGLIDGNNFYVSCERAFDPTLRGKPVIVLSNNDGCAIARSAEAKALGIKMGEVWHLSKRTPEFRTVIAKSSNYALYGGMSRRVFEVLSEHFQRVEPYSIDEMFVDLTQFARVDYCRRVRDRVRQVAKIPTCIGIGPTKTLAKLANKHAKGTEIGVSDFSDLDVRRQAFAEMPISEIWGVGGASQAKLNGLGIFTVDQFANLPSASIRKLMTVTGQRTHAELNGVSCMPLTLAPAKKQTVSVTRMFGRPVEAWEDMREALAAHASRAAEKCRTNGLAATGMQVFFHTNPHSSEPWYNGQRSFEIEPTNDSFSIIRQAVGAGHSMWKPGLRYAKCGVILLDLRAEAVASLNLLPTADPVRSEKLMLALDSVNARFGRGTLRPGGISKATTWSTRANNRSPRYTTRFSDLMEASA from the coding sequence ATGTTTGGCCTGATCGACGGCAACAACTTCTATGTCTCGTGCGAGCGGGCGTTCGATCCGACGCTGAGAGGCAAGCCGGTGATCGTGCTGTCGAACAACGACGGCTGCGCTATAGCCCGATCAGCAGAGGCCAAGGCACTCGGGATCAAGATGGGCGAGGTCTGGCACCTGTCGAAACGCACGCCCGAGTTCCGCACCGTCATCGCCAAATCGTCCAACTATGCGCTCTACGGCGGCATGAGCAGGAGGGTGTTCGAGGTGCTGTCCGAGCACTTCCAGCGCGTGGAGCCCTACTCCATCGATGAGATGTTCGTGGATCTGACGCAGTTCGCTCGGGTGGACTATTGCCGGCGTGTCCGCGACCGTGTTCGGCAGGTCGCCAAGATTCCTACCTGCATCGGCATCGGCCCGACCAAGACGCTCGCCAAGCTGGCGAACAAGCACGCCAAGGGCACAGAGATCGGCGTGTCTGATTTCAGTGATCTGGATGTCCGTCGCCAAGCGTTCGCAGAAATGCCGATCTCAGAAATCTGGGGTGTCGGTGGTGCGTCTCAGGCGAAGCTGAATGGGCTCGGTATCTTCACGGTGGATCAGTTCGCCAATCTGCCTTCGGCGTCGATCAGAAAGCTCATGACCGTGACGGGACAGCGAACCCATGCCGAGCTGAATGGGGTGTCCTGCATGCCCCTGACGCTGGCTCCGGCGAAGAAGCAGACGGTGTCGGTCACGCGCATGTTCGGACGCCCCGTCGAGGCCTGGGAGGACATGCGGGAAGCCCTTGCGGCTCACGCATCCAGGGCCGCCGAAAAGTGCCGGACAAATGGTTTGGCCGCCACGGGGATGCAGGTGTTCTTTCACACCAATCCGCACTCCAGCGAGCCTTGGTACAACGGCCAGCGTTCGTTCGAGATTGAGCCCACGAACGACAGCTTTTCGATCATTCGCCAGGCCGTCGGAGCTGGTCACTCGATGTGGAAGCCAGGCCTTCGTTACGCTAAGTGCGGCGTGATCCTGCTGGACCTTCGGGCGGAGGCTGTGGCGTCGCTCAATCTGCTGCCTACAGCAGACCCGGTGAGATCAGAAAAGCTTATGTTGGCTCTGGATTCCGTGAACGCGCGATTTGGGCGCGGCACGCTTCGTCCAGGCGGCATCAGCAAGGCGACCACTTGGTCCACCAGAGCGAACAATCGATCGCCGCGCTACACGACCCGATTCAGCGATCTGATGGAGGCGTCGGCCTAG
- a CDS encoding ATP-binding protein — MDITALLIDLSPLIGSTLGPQVEFKLDIAEDLGSAVADQNQVEMAILNLAVNAQDAMPKGGKLVLAAANVSVGADDAAPVSPGKYVLISVADNGVGMSEETRRRAIEPFYSTKGVGQGTGLGLSMVHGLAMQLSGGLAVFSSPGRGTTIELWLPWAEAIGEAPAAPKHHEIQSGRVLLVDDEDVVRASTADMLIDLGFDVLEARSGEEALDVIASKGPIDLLITDHMMPGITGADLARIVQHRHPNMGILIASGYADVVGLPPDLPRLEKPFRQSDLIAKLAAQSMGRLQTATAS; from the coding sequence GTGGACATCACCGCCTTGTTGATTGATCTCAGTCCGCTGATCGGATCGACCCTGGGGCCGCAGGTCGAGTTCAAACTGGACATCGCCGAGGATTTGGGAAGTGCGGTTGCTGACCAGAACCAGGTCGAGATGGCCATTCTGAACCTTGCTGTGAACGCCCAGGACGCCATGCCCAAGGGCGGAAAGCTCGTTTTGGCTGCGGCGAACGTGAGCGTGGGCGCAGACGACGCAGCGCCGGTATCGCCTGGCAAATACGTCCTTATCTCAGTTGCCGACAACGGCGTCGGCATGAGCGAAGAAACGCGGCGCAGGGCAATCGAGCCCTTTTACTCGACCAAGGGTGTCGGTCAGGGAACGGGCCTGGGGCTGTCGATGGTCCACGGCCTGGCCATGCAGTTGAGCGGTGGCCTGGCTGTATTCAGTTCGCCGGGACGGGGGACGACGATCGAACTGTGGCTGCCGTGGGCTGAAGCGATCGGCGAGGCCCCCGCCGCGCCGAAGCATCACGAGATCCAGTCGGGCAGAGTGCTGCTCGTGGACGACGAAGACGTTGTGCGGGCCAGCACCGCCGACATGCTCATCGACCTCGGATTCGATGTTTTGGAGGCGCGCTCTGGCGAAGAAGCGCTGGACGTCATCGCGTCAAAGGGACCAATCGATCTTCTGATCACCGACCATATGATGCCGGGCATCACCGGTGCAGACTTGGCGCGGATAGTTCAACATCGGCACCCAAACATGGGAATCTTGATCGCGTCCGGCTACGCTGACGTGGTCGGGCTGCCGCCAGACTTGCCACGACTCGAGAAGCCGTTCCGACAATCAGACCTGATCGCCAAGCTGGCGGCTCAGTCAATGGGGCGCTTGCAGACTGCAACCGCCTCCTGA
- a CDS encoding PAS domain-containing protein: MLRETAREIVGSDGITVVVREADQCFYAAEDSDGPLFKGMRFPLDACVSGWAITHRETVAITDIRLDDRVPQEAYSQTFVRSMVMVPVGSPEPIAAIGAYWTDVREADRSAIERLEALGRSAAIAIENARLLSSVQESDRLRSMAVTAGRMGVWSLDLRTEVLTTSATCRINFGREPDADFPYQALRAAVHPDDQEMVGEAIARSIGQRVDYDVEYRLITPAGAERWILIRAQPTYDVDGTPLTLAGVSIDVTERKTMEAALRDMTETLERRVAERTAELEHTQEALRQSQKLEAMGQLTGGVAHDFNNLLTPILGSLDLLHRRKVGGEREQRLIEGALQSADRAKTLVQRLLAFARRHKCDRRGHHRLVD, from the coding sequence GTGCTGCGCGAGACGGCGCGCGAAATCGTGGGGTCGGACGGCATCACCGTGGTCGTGCGCGAGGCGGACCAATGCTTTTACGCGGCCGAGGACTCGGATGGGCCGCTGTTCAAGGGCATGCGATTTCCGTTGGACGCCTGCGTGTCGGGGTGGGCGATCACGCACCGCGAGACTGTGGCGATCACCGACATCCGCTTGGACGACCGTGTGCCGCAAGAGGCCTATTCGCAGACCTTCGTGCGCAGCATGGTCATGGTCCCGGTCGGTTCGCCCGAGCCGATTGCGGCGATCGGAGCCTACTGGACCGATGTGCGTGAAGCGGACCGAAGCGCGATTGAAAGGCTGGAAGCGCTGGGTCGCTCGGCGGCCATCGCTATCGAAAACGCCCGTCTGCTATCATCGGTGCAGGAAAGCGACCGCCTCCGCTCGATGGCCGTCACGGCCGGCCGGATGGGCGTCTGGTCGCTGGATCTGCGTACAGAGGTATTGACCACGTCCGCCACCTGCCGGATCAACTTCGGCCGGGAGCCGGATGCGGATTTCCCGTACCAGGCCCTGCGCGCGGCGGTGCATCCTGACGATCAAGAGATGGTCGGTGAGGCTATTGCACGAAGCATCGGCCAGCGCGTCGACTACGATGTCGAATACAGATTGATCACGCCGGCCGGCGCCGAGCGCTGGATCCTCATCCGCGCTCAACCGACCTATGACGTGGACGGAACTCCGCTGACCTTGGCGGGCGTTTCCATTGACGTCACCGAACGCAAGACCATGGAAGCGGCCTTGCGTGACATGACAGAGACGCTGGAGCGCAGGGTCGCCGAGCGCACGGCCGAGCTGGAACACACGCAGGAAGCGTTGCGTCAATCCCAGAAGCTGGAGGCGATGGGCCAACTGACAGGCGGGGTGGCGCATGATTTCAACAATCTGCTGACGCCAATCCTCGGCAGTCTGGACCTGTTGCACCGCCGAAAGGTCGGCGGGGAGCGAGAGCAGCGGCTGATCGAGGGTGCGTTGCAGTCCGCCGACCGCGCAAAGACGCTTGTGCAACGGTTACTCGCCTTTGCGCGACGGCATAAGTGCGACCGCCGTGGACATCACCGCCTTGTTGATTGA
- a CDS encoding NAD(P)H-dependent flavin oxidoreductase, which yields MTLLDRLALRLPIIQAPMAGVSTPELAAAVSNAGALGSIGVGSTNASGAARMIDDVRGRTDAAFNVNVFVHNAPRRDADREASWLTALGPLFDEFAATPPSSLATIYQSFADDDDMLRILVERAPPVVSFHFGLPDQAKVRSLRQAGCVLIATATSLDEAIGAKDAGMDAVVAQGFEAGGHRGVFNPAGDDARLGTLALTRLLVAQAGLPIIAAGGIMDGQGIRSVLSLGAIAAQLGTAFITCPESAADDAYRRALQSDAAHHTVMTNVISGRPARCLRNRFTIWAESVTEDAPDYPVAYDAGKAVNAAAKAADEGGFGAQWAGQGAPLARCMGAAELVQTLEAELAA from the coding sequence ATGACCTTGCTCGATCGGCTCGCGCTCCGGCTTCCAATTATACAGGCTCCAATGGCTGGGGTTTCCACACCTGAGCTAGCTGCTGCGGTTTCCAACGCCGGCGCGCTGGGCTCTATCGGTGTCGGCTCGACTAATGCCTCCGGGGCCGCCCGGATGATCGATGATGTCCGCGGGCGCACCGACGCGGCCTTCAACGTCAACGTCTTCGTTCACAACGCTCCGCGTCGTGATGCTGACCGCGAGGCGTCCTGGCTAACGGCATTAGGTCCTCTTTTTGACGAGTTTGCCGCCACGCCGCCGTCTTCCCTCGCGACGATCTATCAGAGCTTCGCCGACGATGATGACATGCTGCGCATTCTGGTCGAGCGAGCGCCTCCGGTCGTCAGCTTCCACTTCGGCTTGCCGGATCAGGCGAAGGTGAGGTCGCTGCGGCAGGCAGGATGCGTCTTGATCGCCACCGCGACGAGCCTTGATGAGGCTATCGGCGCCAAGGACGCCGGGATGGACGCTGTTGTGGCGCAAGGCTTTGAAGCCGGTGGCCACAGGGGCGTGTTCAACCCCGCTGGTGATGACGCCCGCCTAGGAACTCTCGCGCTGACACGGCTGCTTGTCGCGCAAGCCGGTTTGCCTATTATCGCCGCAGGCGGGATTATGGATGGACAGGGCATCAGATCGGTCCTCTCACTTGGAGCGATAGCGGCCCAGCTGGGAACCGCGTTCATCACCTGTCCGGAAAGTGCAGCCGATGATGCGTATCGGAGAGCACTTCAGAGCGACGCAGCGCACCACACGGTCATGACGAATGTGATCTCGGGTCGGCCTGCCCGTTGCCTACGCAACCGCTTCACCATTTGGGCAGAGAGCGTCACTGAAGACGCGCCGGACTACCCCGTCGCCTATGACGCTGGAAAAGCCGTGAACGCAGCCGCCAAAGCAGCCGACGAGGGCGGATTTGGTGCACAGTGGGCTGGTCAAGGCGCGCCCCTGGCTCGATGCATGGGCGCTGCCGAACTCGTTCAGACGCTGGAAGCTGAACTCGCCGCTTAG
- a CDS encoding TetR/AcrR family transcriptional regulator, producing the protein MTTTTPTRDAEATRQAILRAALDLFAEEGFEAVGVRSIGARAGVDYSLISRYFGGKDELFVEVIKSGSVNWQRRWGDRESFAERVTDDVLAVPNGGRVLRDLLVLMRSAGSDKAKRLIDEALGHQGFRDLEAWVGGEDADVRARLLMGFLAGMAITRDLNSKFDLSHERAVVMREQLRSAVAAFLRPAT; encoded by the coding sequence ATGACCACCACCACTCCAACGCGGGATGCCGAAGCTACCCGACAGGCGATCCTTCGGGCTGCGCTGGACCTCTTCGCTGAGGAGGGTTTCGAGGCAGTCGGAGTCCGCTCGATTGGAGCACGCGCGGGCGTCGATTATTCGCTGATCAGCCGATACTTCGGTGGAAAGGACGAGCTTTTCGTCGAAGTGATCAAATCTGGAAGCGTGAACTGGCAGCGTCGGTGGGGAGATCGTGAGAGCTTCGCTGAGCGCGTGACGGATGATGTTCTGGCGGTTCCAAATGGCGGAAGGGTGCTGCGCGACTTGCTCGTTCTGATGCGCTCCGCTGGATCAGATAAGGCCAAACGCCTCATCGATGAAGCGTTGGGTCACCAAGGCTTTCGCGACCTTGAAGCATGGGTCGGGGGCGAGGACGCAGATGTCCGTGCGCGCCTGCTTATGGGCTTTCTCGCCGGTATGGCCATCACCCGCGATCTGAACAGTAAGTTTGACCTCAGTCACGAACGCGCCGTCGTAATGCGCGAGCAACTCCGTTCAGCGGTTGCTGCCTTCCTCAGGCCAGCGACTTGA
- a CDS encoding recombinase family protein, whose product MKAIAYYRVSTASQGRSGLGLEAQRHAVKQLAGRRGMSLLAEFTEVETGRRDDRPVLRKALARAKLTDATLVIAKLDRLSRNAAFLLTLRDSGARFLAADVPDANDLTIGVLAVIAQAEREMISRRTTEALAAIKQKIARGEPHRSSRSGRAVNTLGNPRAEDALGKFAGDLTLARRARARQTAARQRELSPIIASIVAAGHSKPSAVAEELNRQGIATPRGARWHASTAARYMAAAAARKRR is encoded by the coding sequence ATGAAGGCGATCGCTTATTATCGCGTCAGCACCGCATCACAGGGGCGAAGTGGGCTGGGCCTGGAAGCGCAGAGACATGCCGTTAAGCAGCTAGCAGGACGTCGTGGGATGTCCCTTCTGGCAGAGTTTACAGAGGTGGAAACAGGCCGTCGCGATGACCGACCTGTGCTTAGAAAGGCCCTCGCTCGAGCCAAGCTGACCGACGCGACTCTGGTGATCGCGAAGCTTGATCGGCTTTCTCGAAACGCAGCCTTCCTATTGACCTTGAGGGACAGTGGAGCGCGGTTCCTGGCAGCGGATGTTCCCGATGCTAACGACCTAACCATCGGCGTCCTTGCCGTGATTGCACAGGCCGAGCGGGAGATGATCTCCCGAAGAACGACAGAGGCGCTAGCGGCCATCAAACAGAAGATTGCGCGGGGCGAACCACATCGCTCCAGCCGAAGCGGCCGGGCGGTAAACACCCTCGGAAATCCAAGAGCTGAAGATGCGCTCGGAAAGTTCGCTGGCGACCTGACACTAGCTCGGCGGGCGCGGGCCCGCCAGACAGCCGCCCGACAGCGAGAGCTTTCCCCAATCATTGCGTCCATCGTGGCGGCCGGTCACAGTAAGCCTTCCGCTGTGGCCGAAGAGCTGAACAGACAGGGCATCGCAACCCCTCGCGGTGCTCGATGGCACGCCTCAACGGCAGCTCGCTACATGGCTGCGGCGGCTGCCCGGAAGCGGCGGTGA